One region of Salvia miltiorrhiza cultivar Shanhuang (shh) chromosome 3, IMPLAD_Smil_shh, whole genome shotgun sequence genomic DNA includes:
- the LOC131016853 gene encoding riboflavin biosynthesis protein PYRR, chloroplastic produces the protein MMAFSIPPAIIPSRVTCRATLASSSSSPSSLAFDAAYIKRAADLADKSAGFTAPHPNYGCVIATSSGSGEKVVVGEGYLYAQGTSPAELEAVEAAGERCRGATAYLNMEPNHCLGDQAAVSALLQAGIARVVIGIRHPLEHLRGKAIRAFRSQGLLVDVLGEDLQCKAIEESLKSCLLVNAPLLYRAASQVPFSLLKYAMTLDGKIAASSGHASWISSKRSRTRVFELRGRSDAVIVGGNTVRRDNPQLTARHGGGHLPQRIVMSKSLDLPEVANLWDVTEVSTMVMTQRGAKRSFQKFLASKGVEVVEFEILNPKVVMDYLYDRGCLSVLWECGGTLAASAISSGIIHKVQAFVAPKIIGGKYAPSPVGELGMVEMSQALELIDVNYEQVGPDMLVSGFLQPVPDLMPVIPSINETYAIDPTVSPYESSIIFFYKTWDPYGAFSNFSLHPIRMPDESGEYYSWPSVEHYYQANKFVGVEDPVAKKCLKEIKTARSPEEAARIGRRTQRQRPDLVRADWDSVKIDVMYKALKCKFTTHPHLTSMLLSSAGSVLVEASPHDLFWGGGRDGEGLNYLGRLLMQLRSELLADDSASNAGNKKEEKVQKLP, from the exons ATGATGGCATTCTCAATTCCACCCGCGATAATCCCTTCCCGCGTGACCTGCAGAGCGACTCTCGCTTCTTCATCCTCATCGCCATCGTCGCTCGCCTTCGACGCCGCCTACATCAAACGGGCCGCCGATTTAGCCGACAAATCCGCCGGGTTCACGGCGCCGCACCCGAACTACGGCTGCGTCATTGCCACCAGCTCAGGTAGTGGAGAGAAGGTTGTGGTCGGAGAAGGGTATTTGTATGCTCAGGGCACCTCGCCCGCGGAGCTGGAGGCGGTGGAGGCCGCCGGCGAGCGCTGCCGTGGCGCCACGGCTTACCTCAACATGGAGCCCAATCACTGCCTCGGCGATCAAGCTGCAGTCTCTGCTCTGCTTCAG GCAGGAATTGCAAGAGTTGTCATTGGAATCAGACATCCTTTGGAACATCTTCGGGGCAAGGCTATTCGTGCTTTTAGAAGTCAAGGACTGCTGGTTGATGTTCTTGGCGAGGATCTCCAATGTAAAGCTATTGAG GAAAGTCTGAAGTCATGTCTTCTTGTCAATGCTCCTTTACTGTATAGAGCTGCTAGTCAAGTTCCATTCTCTCTTCTCAAATATGCAATGACCCTTGATG GAAAAATTGCTGCAAGTAGTGGGCATGCATCATGGATAAGCAGCAAAAGGTCAAGAACCAGAGTTTTTGAATTGCGGGGCAGGAGTGATGCAGTTATTGTAGGAGGAAACACTGTACGCCGAGATA ATCCACAACTTACAGCAAGACATGGAGGTGGGCATTTACCTCAACGGATTGTAATGTCAAAATCTCTTGATCTTCCTGAGGTGGCAAACTTGTGGGATGTTACTGAGGTTTCCACCATGGTTATGACACAGAGAGGTGCAAAAAGAAGCTTCCAGAAATTCCTTGCATCAAAAGGCGTGGAAGTGGTTGAGTTTGAAATTTTGAATCCCAAAGTTGTAATGGATTACTTGTATGATCGTGGATGTCTTTCAGTTTTGTGGGAGTGCGGAGGTACATTAGCTGCATCTGCTATTTCTTCCGGTATCATACACAAG GTACAGGCATTTGTCGCCCCTAAAATTATTGGTGGGAAATATGCACCATCTCCCGTAGGGGAACTTGGGATGGTGGAGATGTCTCAAGCTCTGGAATTAATTGATGTAAACTATGAGCAG GTTGGTCCTGACATGCTTGTGAGTGGATTTCTTCAGCCGGTTCCTGACTTGATGCCAGTGATCCCTTCAATTAACGAAACTTATGCAATTGATCCTACTGTTTCTCCATATGAATCAAGcatcattttcttttataagACGTGGGATCCTTACGGTGCATTTTCAAACTTTTCTTTGCATCCAATTCGAATGCCTGATGAAAGTGGAGAATATTACAGCTGGCCAAGTGTGGAGCACTATTACCAG GCAAATAAGTTCGTGGGTGTAGAAGACCCCGTTGCGAAAAAGTGTTTGAAGGAGATAAAAACTGCAAGAAGTCCTGAGGAAGCAGCTCGTATAGGAAGGCGAACACAGAGGCAACGGCCAGATTTG GTTAGGGCGGATTGGGACTCAGTCAAGATCGATGTGATGTATAAAGCCTTGAAGTGTAAGTTCACGACGCATCCTCACTTGACTTCCATGCTGCTCTCGAGCGCTGGATCAGTTCTCGTTGAAGCTTCGCCGCACGATCTGTTCTGGGGGGGCGGACGGGACGGGGAAGGGCTGAACTATCTCGGGAGGCTGCTGATGCAGCTGAGGTCCGAGTTGCTGGCTGATGATTCTGCATCAAATGCAGGCAACAAGAAAGAGGAAAAAGTTCAGAAATTGCCATGA
- the LOC131016805 gene encoding uncharacterized protein LOC131016805 gives MCSMAPPVLFIFNFWGVWKKDEDSGDLIHDGYNSVELEDSAKNMTFDRINDEYEKIYGSKPSKVYACDEDYKVENGLVHLRDSKHCHKVLDYFELVNQEQVHFFADHDRDPMPSITPLALFPDDSADDNLDGEGAEPTSGGEHNDGEDLGNVTGVEGAEEAEGEQEAEGELDEGDSDDSSVFSQESSESEEENNIQMIGSVEDGQEGSFSLGMTFADAKDAKDAIHAYGVKFGYKLKFLKNEPKRIRVVCMNEVSCPFVILVSKDGDIEGLMVKTLVADHTCNKQREVPSVSQGYLAKYFKNAVYRNPKFTSKDMQGHVKEHLKLHVSLHKCKRAKRDIITNLEGSYKEEFNRLCAYIEKVKEVMPGTKMELGLSAEQLENNKRVFKRLFVMLEPLKQNWLGGCRKFICLDGCHLKGVTFGCLLTAVGKDGNDGIVPIAWAVVNKENKSNWTWFMRWLKQELHLDGGDHITIMSDMQKGLMEAVKDITPYAEHRWCARHIYANWSKKWRGEEMKKRFWIAAWSSFEEEFKLNMVKLRGINRKAHDELLHYPPANWCRAYQSTRCSTNMVDNNCSESFNSSISDARYKPIISMLEDIRLLAMKRISDRKSAVQTWKTVWSPNALKFYEANKIDSGDCNVVWNGEYGYEVSEGEDRHIVKVDRKTCTCRGWDLTGIPCSHAIAAFFSSSMDPLLAISQCYHRDSYAKAYEHLIKPLPGVKFWNVKDEDAIEPPPVEKKIGRPKKNRVRAPNEPKRKHKLSRVGKTQHCSLCRSANHKKGACALNPTKVNKDAEASTSAKSKGKAPAGLGLYVDLDTGTQILNPGGSQSIVINDDTPNVRFAIPNERELRMEKRMEKRKRENSTAAGENSKTKKTTTKPFKPPRGKDQEQQQEPVLRRSPRRLNVISTAGSTTSS, from the exons ATGTGCAGTATGGCGCCTCctgttctttttattttcaacttttGGGGTGTATggaaaaaagatgaagattctGGTGATTTGATTCATGATGGTTATAATTCTGTTGAGCTTGAGGATAGTGCTAAAAATATGACTTTTGATCGGATTAATGATGAATATGAGAAGATTTATGGGAGTAAACCTAGTAAAGTTTATGCGTGTGATGAGGATTATAAGGTAGAGAATGGCCTAGTTCACCTTAGGGATTCAAAACATTGTCATAAGGTGTTAGACTATTTTGAATTAGTTAACCAAGAGCAAGTTCATTTTTTTGCTGATCATGATAGAGATCCTATGCCTTCTATCACACCACTTGCCTTGTTCCCGGATGATAGTGCTGATGACAACTTAGATGGGGAAGGGGCTGAGCCAACTAGTGGGGGTGAACATAATGATGGTGAAGATTTAGGAAATGTGACTGGTGTGGAAGGGGCAGAGGAGGCAGAGGGTGAGCAGGAGGCAGAGGGTGAGCTTGATGAGGGAGATTCTGATGATTCTAGTGTGTTTAGCCAAGAATCATCAGAGAGTGAGGAAGAGAACAATATTCAGATGATTGGGTCTGTAGAAGATGGTCAGGAGGGTAGTTTTTCTTTGGGCATGACCTTTGCAGATGCAAAGGATGCTAAGGATGCCATACATGCCTATGGGGTTAAGTTTGGGTACAAGTTGAAGTTCCTTAAAAATGAACCTAAGAGAATAAGAGTCGTTTGCATGAATGAAGTGTCTTGTCCATTTGTTATACTTGTGTCTAAGGATGGTGATATAGAAGGGTTAATGGTGAAGACCTTAGTGGCAGATCACACATGTAATAAACAGAGAGAAGTCCCAAGTGTAAGCCAAGGTTATCTTGCTAAGTATTTCAAGAATGCTGTTTATAGAAACCCAAAGTTCACTAGTAAAGACATGCAAGGGCATGTGAAGGAACATCTTAAGCTTCATGTGAGTCTTCACAAGTGTAAGAGGGCTAAGAGAGACATAATTACTAACCTTGAGGGCAGCTATAAGGAAGAGTTCAATAGGCTGTGTGCATATATTGAAAAGGTTAAGGAAGTCATGCCTGGAACAAAGATGGAGCTTGGCTTGTCTGCTGAGCAGTTAGAGAACAACAAGAGAGTTTTCAAGAGACTGTTTGTGATGTTGGAGCCCTTGAAACAGAATTGGTTGGGGGGGTGTAGGAAGTTCATCTGTCTAGATGGCTGCCATTTAAAGGGAGTCACTTTTGGCTGCCTTTTAACTGCAGTAGGCAAGGATGGCAATGATGGGATTGTGCCTATAGCATGGGCTGTTGTGAACAAGGAGAATAAGAGTAATTGGACATGGTTCATGAGATGGTTGAAGCAAGAGTTACACCTTGATGGAGGGGATCATATCACCATTATGTCagatatgcagaag GGCTTGATGGAGGCTGTGAAAGACATTACTCCATATGCTGAGCACAGATGGTGTGCAAGGCATATATATGCAAACTGGAGTAAAAAGTGGAGAGGAGAGGAGATGAAGAAGAGATTCTGGATTGCAGCTTGGAGCTCGTTTGAGGAAGAATTCAAGCTGAATATGGTCAAACTGAGGGGAATAAACAGGAAGGCACATGATGAGCTTCTACACTATCCTCCTGCAAACTGGTGTAGGGCATATCAAAGCACCAGATGCTCAACTAACATGGTAGATAACAACTGCTCTGAGTCTTTTAATTCCAGTATAAGTGATGCACGATATAAACCTATTATCAGCATGTTAGAAGATATTAGGTTGTTAGCTATGAAAAGAATAAGTGATAGGAAATCTGCAGTTCAAACTTGGAAGACAGTTTGGTCGCCTAATGCATTGAAATTTTATGAGGCTAACAAGATTGACTCAGGGGATTGTAATGTGGTATGGAATGGTGAGTATGGCTATGAGGTGTCAGAGGGTGAAGATAGGCACATAGTTAAAGTTGACAGAAAGACTTGCACATGTAGGGGTTGGGATCTGACGGGAATCCCTTGTTCCCATGCCATTGCTGCTTTTTTTTCAAGCTCAATGGATCCCCTGCTTGCCATTAGTCAGTGTTATCACAGGGACTCATATGCCAAGGCATATGAACACTTAATCAAACCATTACCTGGTGTAAAGTTTTGGAATGTCAAAGATGAAGATGCAATAGAGCCACCCCCTGTTGAAAAGAAGATTGGGAGGCCTAAGAAGAACCGAGTCAGAGCACCCAATGAACCTAAACGCAAGCACAAGCTGTCCAGAGTGGGGAAAACACAACATTGCAGCCTATGTAGGAGTGCAAACCATAAGAAAGGTGCATGTGCATTGAACCCTACGAAG GTCAACAAAGATGCAGAGGCATCTACCTCTGCAAAGTCTAAAGGGAAAGCTCCAGCAGGACTTGGCCTCTATGTGGATTTGGATACTGGGACTCAAATTCTGAAT CCCGGAGGATCACAATCAATAGTCATAAACGATGACACACCAAATGTCAGGTTTGCCATACCCAATGAGAGAGAGCTCAGAATGGAAAAACGAAtggagaaaagaaagagagaaaactCCACAGCAGCTGGTGAGAACTCGAAGACAAAGAAGACAACAACAAAGCCTTTCAAGCCTCCAAGAGGCAAGGATCAAGAACAGCAACAAGAACCAGTGCTTAGAAGATCTCCAAGGAGACTAAACGTAATTTCAACTGCTGGATCAACAACAAGCAGTTGA